In a single window of the Spodoptera frugiperda isolate SF20-4 chromosome 19, AGI-APGP_CSIRO_Sfru_2.0, whole genome shotgun sequence genome:
- the LOC126911794 gene encoding titin-like has protein sequence MSHESYNRIWSTILQIEPDSPAKRAGLLNGDTILTLNGEEAIDMSLLTASRRVEESGHSLTVGVLRGLYDPVLDDSEPLYYEPEDLGLQSEPTEVVFQIQNFVEPSDIGSHDLDPRSDLESRSLTSSPFVTPTKPYRPFSTEPLPEIPPLEDPIILNPDYRDTFGRTPCDNDPEYLLNSFGNVLGESRYKLPISDQYDPDGTRFKQNTEVVEKLLKYEKHVKSLSKDLEVVDVTKETRICEAGVNVLKETKDVVLNGSAFEDVRRKSVRIEEGVSEGKVRIESKTVEKKEMSREEIEEESLREELQYIEQMKQEIDVQKIEETAMQVVDDSIERAVSVAEEIKKEIDVELLSSEKSEQVTSETEKKDISKYEMTEQSSEVVDKTETSEYAERKMSKEERIVNEEENSRKMSRKDFKETESSETISTEDSKMDVHRKSVISEEYQQEYTEEPRRKESSIQESSESKAKFKKIAKTVASGVKSEKNTAEQRAYTIGLQTIPNIRGTVHSSYHYNLLLQTFFIHLTDVMVALSRFLLSQPVFNQLDQSYTEKRSYESADVVQKTSQVQKTEEARVVQKTQDRRQLVTPVPVVEKKEVKSVTQKIEKDVKVESQEKKVEKREIIKPVPVKEVKQEVKVEKKEVKQEEKIEKVATGAEMAQRSEKKLTQEMTQKMDAVISEFQTIAVEEDKKEMFQKSRRSRSRSQIEEEVMKESDPLEWLSKVDSRRTSQERTEISKKEFSSTEAKKSVIETKEEGTSRRSKSPRQTYIAIVESHVYTNKDAIFEEHVTDFSETSSVQSAEEVNTAIEAIETISTENVAIENALRELETAKVVEEKHELATVTAKSAATVQKIEEVVHDTKEFVHEEFERKSAVQKTDVQKIIVQEVKEIIEPVVEIKERVETVEKAYVDINESLSVAQSTEVSVMETKSEFVAAEVKKEEVKIEEVTFNEKVVEIEPEIHEPKPVETVEITETVKLKPNKEKTEHDEYAALKIVKIVPVDSVLSPEIIEVEDISELIARSTVSTVGVGNDVTVDATKEISETSSISTHIGKSEKKESLVDISEIKEESISKSAMKEEKISTQEISQEASFTAKSIDRKLSLKTDLQKQLSSSSLSSPPSTIDTPTPSTVPPTPLTDEYVFKLSLPLPKSRSATPVPRDCTPEDEDPHIVKKNLVPHIETTIEQVVYDQPLPTPIEEPKSPVFTKPVLNGGGKVYPVYSKPGLKGGAGRIRFPVYRKPGLYGGGDNPDFSKEEIREIERKSSLLASAIDETIKSIEEYKEEVGIETKKEVKKEINVQEHKEEKITKSYQESYTSEEIIKNGFNEIDTKIEEMIEQCNTMSIDTKTDSDKPENEGIVTEIDETRTRRISIEIDPQYQENNKDQTIKVDIVEIETHVQDNKYQNGIADTGVIEPSSVIVKERETTAVDNVKEDITPVVEKTEIREELKPEFTAVEVKTESQELIEEKFDPLTRVRPVVFDPENIQRRGQDFISVQEPMGISEPRQSPYINESGELMGTIQGIVDGLEEPVMDAELAKELGKPGISEEKIATLISGEAEMLREAHVMGLSRVLSSHMHRADDDSVDFQKIKPMINSLKDSEVLKALNEELERKRQEEKKKEEKKWTTFLQKPKRPVPKAKFGYPGWTEDTQIVAEPYKVKIVKQAKPKVAPDYKPEDFETGPLPWEERAATESSLPPVEPEEPILIPEVPEFLEAVDPLKESEVPDLEETGIPLPPPKEPTPPPVIEEKQPEPEPIPEVPEEEPEVVPEAKEQREETREDMENRMAQQLVKSVQGMVDPNASLDQQLAQMRAQLAALAQLPEVIQQSLEMVSKQLTKISHQEVHMEVSQTEQQSYEQVEATQNHEMQTIQEVNENSVEAVQNEEEKKEQEVVEKMTIEEVTNQETELRIQQQQENNARMTPAPTEEEIRNEKQRKEQARIEHESRLVKQHPTPRASKPKRVFGPPDPDQMLAVVLPGGRRWRNTQDVYDEQKIKEMFEAQSEVIKGNAIGINFMKYEKPPVSLDHLKHSEVYKLVHDMDETPLKRVEMRTPVICEADYRERCRSMTPSAEKKHLQIPQQFHP, from the exons atgtctcacgaaagttacaatagaATCTGGTCTACCATATTACAGATAGAACCTGACTCCCCGGCGAAGCGAGCTGGCTTGCTGAACGGCGACACGATCCTGACGCTGAACGGAGAGGAAGCCATCGACATGTCGCTGCTCACCGCCAGTCGAAGAGTCGAGGAGTCAGGGCATAGCCTCACTGTGGGAGTGCTGCG CGGCCTGTACGATCCGGTCCTAGACGACTCGGAGCCGTTATACTACGAACCGGAAGATTTAGGCCTACAATCGGAACCGACTGAGGTAGTCTTCCAAATCCAGAACTTTGTAGAACCCTCCGACATAGGCAGCCATGACCTGGACCCAAGATCCGACTTGGAATCCCGATCCTTAACCTCCTCCCCCTTTGTTACTCCCACAAAACCTTACAGACCGTTTTCTACTGAACCTTTACCTGAAATACCCCCTTTGGAAGACCCTATTATCCTCAATCCTGATTATAGAGATACTTTTGGACGAACCCCTTGTGACAATGACCCTGAATACCTGTTGAACTCTTTCGGTAATGTATTAGGTGAGAGCAGGTATAAGTTGCCGATATCTGACCAATATGACCCTGATGGTACAAGGTTTAAGCAGAATACTGAGGTGGTGGAAAAGCTATTGAAGTATGAGAAACATGTTAAGAGTTTGAGCAAAGATTTGGAGGTTGTTGATGTGACTAAAGAAACAAGGATTTGTGAGGCTGGTGTTAATGTTTTGAAGGAAACTAAAGATGTTGTACTCAATGGGAGTGCTTTTGAAGATGTTAGAAGGAAAAGTGTTAGGATTGAAGAGGGAGTTTCGGAGGGTAAGGTTAGAATTGAGTCTAAAACTGTGGAAAAGAAAGAGATGAGTAGAGAAGAAATTGAGGAGGAGTCTTTAAGAGAAGAGTTGCAGTATATAGAGCAGATGAAACAAGAAATTGATGTTCAGAAGATTGAGGAAACTGCTATGCAAGTTGTGGATGATAGTATCGAGAGAGCGGTATCAGTTGctgaagaaattaaaaaagaaatcgatGTAGAGCTCCTATCTTCTGAGAAATCTGAACAAGTAACTTCTGAAACGGAGAAAAAAGACATTTCAAAATATGAAATGACTGAACAATCTTCTGAAGTAGTCGACAAGACTGAAACATCAGAATATGCTGAAAGAAAGATGAGTAAAGAAGAACGTATTGTTAACGAAGAAGAGAATAGCAGAAAGATGTCTAGAAAAGACTTTAAAGAAACAGAATCTTCTGAAACCATATCCACAGAAGACAGTAAGATGGATGTGCACAGAAAATCTGTAATATCAGAAGAATACCAACAAGAGTATACAGAAGAGCCGAGAAGAAAAGAGTCTTCTATCCAAGAGTCTTCTGAAAGTAAGGCCAAGTTTAAGAAGATTGCTAAGACCGTTGCTTCTGGTGTGAAATCAGAGAAGAATACCGCAGAACAGAGGGCATATACCATAGGTTTGCAAACTATACCTAATATTAGAGGAACCGTACATTCTTCTTATCATTACAATCTACTTCTGCAAACGTTCTTTATCCATCTAACCGATGTGATGGTAGCTTTATCCAGATTCCTTCTATCACAACCAGTTTTCAATCAATTAGACCAATCATATACCGAAAAGCGTAGCTACGAAAGCGCTGATGTGGTACAAAAGACTTCTCAAGTACAGAAGACTGAAGAAGCGAGAGTAGTACAAAAAACCCAGGATAGAAGGCAACTGGTGACTCCAGTACCAGTTGTGGAGAAGAAAGAAGTGAAATCTGTGACGCAAAAGATTGAAAAAGATGTAAAGGTTGAGTCGCAAGAGAAGAAAGTTGAAAAGAGAGAGATTATTAAACCTGTGCCTGTAAAAGAAGTTAAGCAAGAAGTTAAGGTGgagaaaaaagaagtaaaacaAGAAGAGAAGATTGAAAAAGTTGCTACAGGAGCAGAAATGGCACAGCGTTCGGAGAAGAAACTCACACAGGAGATGACTCAAAAGATGGACGCAGTAATCTCTGAATTCCAAACCATCGCCGTAGaagaagataaaaaagaaatgttccAGAAGAGCAGAAGATCACGAAGCAGGAGTCAAATCGAAGAAGAAGTTATGAAAGAAAGCGATCCTCTAGAATGGCTGTCCAAAGTAGACAGTAGGAGAACATCTCAAGAAAGAACAGAGATATCTAAAAAGGAATTCTCATCTACTGAAGCAAAGAAGAGCGTAATCGAGACGAAAGAAGAAGGAACTTCAAGAAGATCGAAGTCTCCTAGACAGACGTACATTGCTATTGTCGAATCTCATGTATATACTAACAAAGACGCCATATTTGAAGAACATGTTACAGACTTCTCAGAAACATCATCAGTGCAAAGTGCTGAAGAAGTAAATACAGCTATAGAAGCTATAGAGACTATCAGCACTGAAAATGTAGCGATAGAAAACGCTTTAAGAGAATTAGAAACAGCTAAAGTTGTAGAAGAGAAACATGAACTAGCAACAGTAACCGCTAAAAGCGCTGCAACGGTACAAAAGATTGAAGAAGTAGTACATGATACTAAGGAATTTGTTCATGAAGAGTTTGAGCGTAAATCTGCTGTACAGAAGACGgatgtacaaaaaataatagttcaAGAAGTAAAAGAGATTATAGAACCAGTAGTAGAAATCAAAGAACGAGTAGAAACAGTTGAAAAAGCGTATGTAGATATAAACGAATCGCTATCAGTAGCCCAATCAACTGAAGTCAGTGTCATGGAGACAAAATCAGAGTTCGTTGCCGCTGAAGTGAAAAAAGAAGAAGTTAAAATTGAAGAAGTGACATTCAATGAGAAAGTGGTTGAAATAGAGCCTGAAATACACGAACCAAAGCCTGTAGAAACGGTTGAAATAACAGAAACTGTCAAACTGAAgcctaataaagaaaaaactgAGCATGACGAATATGCTGCGCTTAAAATCGTCAAAATAGTTCCTGTAGACAGTGTGTTATCACCTGAAATCATTGAAGTTGAAGATATTTCTGAGCTAATAGCTAGATCTACTGTTAGTACTGTAGGCGTTGGTAATGATGTAACTGTAGATGCTACTAAAGAAATTTCTGAAACATCTTCAATCAGCACTCATATAGGCAAAAGTGAGAAGAAAGAATCTTTAGTAGACATATCAGAAATTAAAGAAGAATCTATAAGCAAATCTGCTATGAAAGAAGAGAAAATATCAACGCAAGAGATATCACAAGAAGCCTCATTTACAGCCAAATCTATTGACAGAAAACTCTCTTTAAAAACTGATCTGCAAAAGCAACTATCCTCTTCATCATTATCAAGCCCTCCAAGTACTATCGACACTCCAACGCCCTCTACCGTCCCCCCAACTCCTTTAACAGACGAATACGTTTTCAAACTCTCCCTCCCTCTTCCTAAAAGCAGAAGCGCTACTCCTGTCCCCAGAGATTGCACTCCAGAAGATGAGGATCCACATATTGTTAAAAAGAACTTGGTACCTCACATAGAAACTACAATAGAACAAGTAGTTTACGATCAACCTTTACCTACTCCTATTGAAGAACCAAAATCCCCTGTTTTTACCAAACCAGTTTTGAATGGGGGTGGTAAAGTATACCCGGTTTATTCGAAACCTGGTTTGAAAGGGGGTGCAGGGAGGATAAGGTTCCCTGTGTATAGGAAACCAGGATTATACGGTGGCGGTGATAATCCAGATTTTTCTAAG GAAGAAATAAGAGAGATCGAGCGCAAATCCTCTCTTCTAGCATCAGCGATAGACGAAACAATAAAAAGCATAGAAGAATACAAAGAAGAAGTAGGAATAGAGAcgaaaaaagaagtaaaaaaggAGATCAACGTACAAGAACATAAAGAAGAGAAGATTACAAAGAGCTACCAAGAATCTTACACATCAGAAGAGATTATAAAAAATGGCTTTAATGAAATTGATACTAAGATAGAAGAAATGATTGAACAATGTAATACTATGTCTATAGACACTAAAACAGATTCAGATAAACCTGAAAATGAAGGAATTGTCACAGAAATAGATGAAACGAGAACAAGAAGAATTAGCATTGAAATCGACCCACAatatcaagaaaataataaagaccAAACTATCAAAGTTGACATAGTTGAAATTGAAACTCATGTACAAGACAATAAATACCAAAATGGAATAGCAGACACTGGTGTTATTGAACCATCTTCTGTGATTGTAAAGGAGAGGGAAACTACAGCTGTTGATAATGTAAAAGAAGATATAACTCCTGTAGTAGAGAAAACAGAGATAAGAGAAGAATTAAAGCCAGAATTTACAGCAGTAGAAGTAAAAACAGAGTCTCAAGAGTTGATAGAAGAAAAGTTTGATCCGTTAACAAGAGTACGACCAGTTGTATTTGATCCAGAGAATATTCAGAGGCGCGGGCAAGACTTCATTTCTGTTCAG GAACCTATGGGTATTTCGGAGCCAAGACAGTCCCCTTACATCAATGAGAGTGGGGAGCTAATGGGTACTATTCAAGGCATAGTGGACGGTTTGGAAGAACCAGTGATGGATGCAGAGCTAGCCA agGAACTCGGCAAGCCAGGAATCTCAGAAGAGAAGATAGCCACACTAATATCTGGAGAAGCAGAGATGCTTAGAGAGGCACACGTTATGGG GCTCTCTCGAGTACTTTCCTCTCACATGCACCGTGCGGACGACGACAGCGTCGATTTCCAGAAAATCAAACCGATGATCAACTCCTTGAAAGACTCAGAAGTATTGAAAGCATTGAACGAAGAACTAGAGAGAAAGAGACAAGAggagaaaaagaaagaagagaaaaaatgGACAACGTTTCTCCAGAAGCCGAAGCGGCCGGTGCCCAAGGCAAAGTTTGGGTATCCAGGGTGGACAGAGGACACGCAAATTGTTGCG gAACCGTATAAAGTGAAAATAGTGAAACAAGCTAAGCCTAAAGTAGCACCTGATTATAAGCCAGAG GACTTTGAAACTGGTCCTCTACCCTGGGAGGAACGCGCTGCGACTGAGTCCTCCCTCCCTCCTGTAGAGCCGGAGGAACCTATCCTCATTCCGGAGGTACCGGAGTTTCTGGAGGCTGTCGACCCTTTGAAGGAGAGTGAAGTTCCTGATCTTGAGGAGACAG GTATACCCCTACCACCGCCAAAAGAACCAACACCCCCACCAGTCATAGAGGAGAAGCAACCAGAACCCGAACCGATACCAGAAGTACCAGAAGAAGAACCAGAAGTCGTCCCAGAAGCGAAAGAACAGAGAGAAGAGACGAGAGAAGATATGGAGAATAGAATGGCGCAACAGTTAGTGAAAAGCGTACAGGGGATGGTTG ATCCAAACGCCAGCCTAGACCAGCAGCTGGCCCAGATGCGTGCCCAGCTGGCAGCGCTCGCCCAGCTACCTGAAGTAATACAACAGTCTTTGGAAATGGTCTCCAAACAACTCACCAAGATTTCCCACCAG GAAGTCCATATGGAGGTTTCGCAAACCGAGCAACAGAGTTACGAGCAAGTTGAAG CTACCCAAAACCACGAAATGCAAACCATTCAAGAAGTGAACGAGAACAGCGTAGAAGCAGTTCAGAACGAAGAAGAGAAGAAAGAACAAGAAGTAGTAGAGAAGATGACAATAGAAGAAGTAACCAATCAGGAGACCGAACTGAGAATTCAACAACAACAGGAGAACAATGCGAGAATGACTCCTGCTCCGACAGAAGAGGAGATTAGGAATGAAAAACAGAGAAAG gaaCAAGCAAGGATAGAACACGAATCTCGTCTGGTGAAACAGCATCCTACGCCGCGCGCATCAAAACCGAAACGAGTCTTCGGACCCCCAGACCCAGACCAGATGCTGGCGGTCGTCCTACCTGGAGGTAGACGATGGAGAAACACCCAAGATGTATACGATGAACAGAAGATTAAAGAAATGTTTGAAGCGCAGTCTGAAGTCATCAAGGGCAATGCCATTGG GATAAACTTCATGAAATACGAAAAGCCGCCCGTGTCTCTGGATCATTTGAAGCACTCGGAGGTTTACAAACTTGTCCACGACATGGATGAGACGCCGTTGAAGCGAGTTGAGATGAGGACGCCGGTTATCTGTGAAGCTGATTATAGAGAG CGCTGCCGTTCAATGACCCCATCAGCTGAGAAGAAACATCTGCAAATACCCCAGCAATTTCATCCTTAA